A single genomic interval of Microbacterium sp. LWO14-1.2 harbors:
- the rarD gene encoding EamA family transporter RarD, whose amino-acid sequence MTSTTTAPRSSQTAGVAYAGGAYLLWGVLPLYFLLLTPTGPWEVVAWRVLLSLVFCVILLTVTRGWRAFGAILRQPRLLGWTALAGLLIYVNWQVFLIGTLSDNVIETSLGYFINPITTVLLGVFVLKERIRRLQWTAIGIAAVAVVVIIVLYGHFPWIALSLTASFGLYGLIKKKIGPAVDAVSGLTLESFWLIPIAVVQLVLVATTPEGLTFGQNGAWHAVLLAFAGVATAVPLLLFAAGARRIDLAVIGMIQFITPVMQFVIGAVVLGEPMPIERWIGFVLVWVAITVFVIDLLLAARRGRRTAVAPV is encoded by the coding sequence GTGACCTCGACGACCACCGCCCCGCGATCCAGCCAGACGGCGGGGGTCGCGTACGCAGGCGGCGCGTATCTCCTCTGGGGCGTGCTGCCGCTCTACTTCCTGCTGCTGACACCGACCGGTCCGTGGGAGGTCGTCGCCTGGCGGGTGCTGCTGTCGCTCGTCTTCTGTGTGATCCTGCTGACGGTGACGCGCGGGTGGCGGGCGTTCGGGGCGATTCTGCGCCAGCCTCGACTGCTCGGCTGGACGGCGCTCGCCGGACTCCTGATCTACGTCAACTGGCAGGTGTTCCTCATCGGCACGCTGTCGGACAATGTCATCGAGACGAGCCTCGGCTACTTCATCAACCCGATCACGACCGTCCTGCTCGGGGTGTTCGTGCTGAAGGAGCGCATCCGACGCCTGCAGTGGACCGCGATCGGCATCGCGGCGGTCGCGGTCGTCGTGATCATCGTCCTCTACGGCCACTTCCCCTGGATCGCGCTCTCGCTCACCGCCTCCTTCGGGCTGTACGGCCTCATCAAGAAGAAGATCGGGCCGGCGGTGGATGCCGTGAGCGGCCTCACCCTCGAGTCGTTCTGGCTGATCCCCATCGCCGTCGTGCAGCTCGTGCTCGTCGCGACGACCCCCGAGGGGCTCACCTTCGGCCAGAACGGCGCCTGGCACGCCGTCCTTCTCGCGTTCGCCGGAGTCGCGACCGCCGTGCCGCTGCTGCTGTTCGCCGCGGGAGCGCGGCGCATCGACCTCGCCGTGATCGGCATGATCCAGTTCATCACCCCGGTGATGCAGTTCGTCATCGGCGCCGTCGTGCTGGGCGAGCCGATGCCCATCGAACGCTGGATCGGATTCGTGCTCGTCTGGGTCGCGATCACGGTGTTCGTGATCGACCTGCTGCTGGCCGCCCGGCGTGGACGCCGCACGGCCGTCGCGCCGGTCTGA
- a CDS encoding ABC transporter substrate-binding protein, producing the protein MTVFTRSRSAKIIAGVALVSASALIISGCSSSPSEESSGGGDKPAQDLTLKLGSLLPQTGSLAFLGPPMESGVGLAVKEINDADAGITIDLTAEDEGDTDTKAYETSITKLQSAGVSAIVGAAASGVSKLILDGNVSAGILQISASNTSPDFTTWDDDGLYFRTAPSDLLQGEVLGNLIAEDGAKSLGIIYQNDAYGTGLDAAIKETFEGTGGEVVAEASFNVGDAQFDAQVETIKAQNPDAVAIVSFDQFKTIAPLLVNAGISADKFYMVDGNLSDYGDEIPVSLEGAQGTKAGPALEDDFTDRLQTYWTGEGNPEVKDFTYAAEAYDAVVLVALASLAAGSTEGADIAAKMEEISGGSGDGEKCTTFADCAKIINDGGTADYDGYSGEVTFDENGDPQGATIGIYKYNAENTIERTN; encoded by the coding sequence ATGACCGTATTCACGCGCTCGCGCAGCGCCAAGATCATCGCAGGGGTCGCGCTCGTCAGCGCCTCCGCGCTGATCATCTCGGGCTGCAGCAGCTCGCCGTCGGAGGAGTCTTCGGGCGGGGGCGACAAGCCGGCCCAGGACCTCACCCTCAAGCTCGGCTCGCTGCTGCCGCAGACCGGATCGCTCGCGTTCCTCGGCCCGCCCATGGAGTCGGGCGTCGGCCTGGCCGTGAAAGAGATCAACGACGCGGACGCCGGTATCACCATCGACCTCACCGCCGAGGACGAGGGCGACACCGACACCAAGGCGTACGAGACCTCGATCACCAAGCTCCAGAGCGCGGGTGTCTCCGCGATCGTCGGCGCCGCGGCCTCGGGCGTCTCGAAGCTCATCCTCGACGGAAACGTCAGCGCCGGCATCCTGCAGATCTCCGCCTCGAACACGTCGCCGGACTTCACCACGTGGGACGACGACGGCCTCTACTTCCGCACCGCCCCGAGCGACCTGCTCCAGGGCGAGGTGCTCGGCAACCTGATCGCCGAGGACGGTGCGAAGTCGCTGGGCATCATCTACCAGAACGACGCCTACGGCACCGGCCTCGACGCCGCGATCAAGGAGACGTTCGAGGGCACCGGCGGCGAGGTCGTCGCCGAGGCGTCCTTCAACGTCGGCGACGCGCAGTTCGACGCGCAGGTCGAGACGATCAAGGCACAGAACCCCGACGCCGTCGCGATCGTGTCGTTCGACCAGTTCAAGACGATCGCGCCGCTGCTGGTGAACGCCGGCATCTCGGCCGACAAGTTCTACATGGTCGACGGCAACCTCTCCGACTACGGCGACGAGATCCCGGTCTCGCTCGAGGGCGCTCAGGGCACCAAGGCCGGACCCGCACTCGAGGACGACTTCACCGACCGCCTCCAGACGTACTGGACCGGTGAGGGCAACCCCGAGGTGAAGGACTTCACCTACGCGGCAGAGGCATACGACGCCGTCGTGCTCGTGGCTCTCGCTTCGCTCGCGGCCGGTTCCACCGAGGGTGCGGACATCGCGGCCAAGATGGAGGAGATCTCGGGCGGCTCGGGCGACGGTGAGAAGTGCACCACGTTCGCGGACTGCGCCAAGATCATCAACGACGGCGGCACGGCCGACTACGACGGCTACTCCGGCGAGGTCACGTTCGACGAGAACGGCGACCCGCAGGGCGCCACGATCGGCATCTACAAGTACAACGCCGAGAACACCATCGAGCGCACCAACTGA